The proteins below come from a single Alligator mississippiensis isolate rAllMis1 chromosome 2, rAllMis1, whole genome shotgun sequence genomic window:
- the LOC132248744 gene encoding uncharacterized protein LOC132248744, translated as MMGTAMGTKMAPQYANLFMSHLEEDFLKNCIIKPLLYLRYIDDIFIIWSDNLESLIEFHQKFNSHHPSIRLSLEYSNTNIPFLDTMISIQKGKIQTTVYKKPTDQHTYLHRTSNHPKHTKKAVMYSQALRYHRICTEENTRDCHLTNLKKAFTQQGHSSREVDRTFERATWIPCEELLQYRRKTPTSRTPLVMTYHPSLEPVRKILKKLQPILEKDPILKKIFPEPPILAFRQAPNLANLITRSKLPQPQNTPKGSRPCHDKRCKTCPHISTTPTITLPHNRAISIPGSYSCTSRNVIYLIQCTRCPDGRYVGETRQQLRTRMNAHRKSIKDRNTQLPVGAHFSQEGHSLSNLSVLILKGNLHNTSQRRAYELHFINLLDTRDQGLNTDIGFLIHYSLPGN; from the coding sequence atgatgggaacagctatgggcactaaaatggccccacagtatgccaacctttttatgagccacctggaagaagacttcctcaagaactgcatcatcaaacccttgctgtacttacgatatatcgatgacatcttcatcatttggagtgataacctggaatctctaattgagttccaccagaaattcaatagtcaccatccctccatccgactttctttagaatactccaacaccaacatcccctttttagacacaatgatcagtatccagaagggtaaaatacagaccacagtatacaagaaaccaacagaccaacatacatatctgcacagaaccagcaatcacccgaaacacaccaaaaaagctgtgatgtacagccaagccctcagataccaccgcatctgtactgaagagaacacccgggattgccacctcaccaatcttaaaaaggctttcacccagcaaggacactcctccagagaggtagatcgcacgtttgaaagagccacctggataccatgtgaagaactgctgcagtacagaagaaaaacacccacaagtcgcacaccgctggttatgacctatcacccatcccttgaacctgtacggaaaatcctcaaaaaattgcaacccatattagaaaaagaccctattcttaaaaagatcttcccagagccacccatcctagccttcagacaagcaccgaacctcgccaacctcatcaccagaagcaaacttcctcaaccccagaacacaccaaaaggatccagaccgtgccatgacaagagatgcaaaacctgcccccacatctccaccacccccactattacattaccccacaacagagccatcagcatcccaggatcttacagctgcacctccaggaatgtgatatacctcatccaatgcaccagatgccctgatggaagatatgtaggagagaccagacaacaactgcgcaccagaatgaatgcacaccggaaatccatcaaagacagaaacacccaattaccggtgggggcacatttctcacaggagggccactctctctccaatctctcagtcctgatcctcaagggaaatttacacaacacatcccagagacgagcctatgagctccatttcatcaacctgctggatactagagatcagggactaaacacagacattggatttttgatacattacagtctgcctggcaactga